The sequence TGATCTCCCGCATCAGGGTCGAATACGGCTTGTTGATCTTCTGTGCGACGACCTTGGCCTGGATACCACTGTCGAGAATGCAGTCCTGAACCACCTTGGTTACGTTCTTTTCAAACATCGTGCCCTCCCGCAGAGTTTGTTGGTTGCTGGCGAAACGTTACGAACTATAAAGCAACCGGCGTGCCAAAGTGGTTTTATTGTCATTATAACTTGCAATATCTGCAGGTTATAAAAAGTATAAACAAAACGACATTCTGAAGATAGTGTCGCATCAATGTCGCACATGTCGCAAAGCGCGACAGTATGCTACACTAGTGTCGTATATGCGACAGGTGATGACGCACAAAAAAAGGGAGCCGCTTGCGCGGCTCCCTGATACCCGGCTGAGCCGGGGTGTCCGAAACGTATCTGTCAGGCTGTCAGGTGTGGGTTGCGGTCCATTTCTGTGCGCCTTTAGGAGGTGGTGATCCGTTCGGGACTAAGGGTGCTGTTTCTTTGCCCAGTCTTCCGACCAGGACTTGAAGGAATCCATGTAGTTCAGCCAGGCACGGCTGCCCAGGATGATTTCCAGTATTCTGGCGGCGGTAAGATTCTTGAACATCTTCTTTACCTCTCGCGTTGAATTATCGTTTCCGTCGCGCCTTATTGAGCCAGGGGCAGGCTGTTGGAAGCTCTGCGACCCTCGGTCTGATCGGCGTCGATGGTTATGCTGCGTTCCACATGGTTGATGGTCTCGGCAAACAGCCCGGTCGAATCATAGGGGGACAGGAGGCTGGTACGGACAGAGCCGACGATGTTGCCGTAGATGATCAGCGCGGTCTGCTCCAGGGGGAGGGAGCGGATAGTGCCGTCCTCGATACCCAGGGCGACGCAGCGTTTCAGTTCGTCGATGAAGATGCTGAACTTCTCCTTCACCCTGGCGCCGTCGACACCGGGCTCCATGTGGCTGAAGGGGGAGCAGCGCAGCAGGACGGGGAAGCCGACCCTGTGCTCTTCAGTAAAGGCGAAATATGCATTCATGTAGGCCCGAATGGCCTCCATGCCGTTTTTGGCTTTTGCCGTGGCCTCGCTGAGGCAGAGGATCAGGCGGTCGGCCATATCGAATCCGGCGGCCAGGAACAGGTCCTGCTTGCTGCCGAAGTAGTGGGAAACCAGGCCGAAGGAAACATCAGCGCGTCCGGCCACATCCTTGACGGTGGCGGCGTGGAAACCCAATTGCCCGAAGGCCTCCTGGGCTGCTATGAGTATTGCTTCCTTCTTGGTCATCACGTCGTTTCCTCGCATCGATTGATTGTGCAATCAGTCGTTGAAGAAGGTATAGATTGATTGAGCAATCAGTGTCAAGCGTGAATTGTTTATTTTTTTGCAGGGCAGGGAAAGGCTACAAAAAAAGGCCGCACAAGGCGGCCTTTTCATTATCAATTTACTTAAAACCTAGTCGGTCTTTTTCTGGATTTTGGCCCAGGTGTCGCGCAGGGTCGTGGTCCTGTTGAAGACCATGGCGCTGCCGGGCTTGTGGTCGCGCAGGTCCGCGCAATAGTAGCCGGTGCGCTCAAACTGGAAGTTGGTTCCAGCGGGCATGTCGGCCATGGCGGGCTCCACCTTGCAGCCGGGCAGGGAGGTAAGGGAGTCCGGATCGACGTAGTCGGTGAAGGACTTGCCCTCTTCCACGGCGTTGGGATTTTCCTTGGTGAACAGGGGACCGTAGTTGCGCACTTCGGCGTCCAGGCCGTGCTTGGCCGAAACCCAGTGCAGGGTCCCCTTGACCTTGCGACCGCCTTCCAGCCAGCCGCCCTTGGACTCGGGATCGTAGGTGGCGCGGATCTCGGTAACCTTGCCGTCCGCGTCCTTATCGTAGCCGGTGCACTTGACGTAATACGCGCCGCGCAGTCGCACCTCGCGGTCCGGGCCCAGGCGGAAGAACTTCTTGGGCGGCTCTTCCATGAAGTCGTCGCGCTCGACCCAGAGTTCGCGGGTGAACGGCACCTTGCGGGCGCCGTAGGACTCGTCCTCGGGGTTCAGCGCGATCTCGAAAACGTCTTCCTGATCCTCGGGGTAATTCTCGATGACCAGCTTGACCGGGTCCATGATGCCCATGTAGCGCGGGGCGCGCTTGTTCAGGTCCTCGCGCAGGCAGGCCTCGAGCAGGGCGTATTCGACCATGGAGTCGGCCTTGGCCACGCCGATCCGCTCGCAGAAGTCGCGGATGGACTCGGGAGTGAAGCCGCGTCGGCGGAAACCGGAGATGGTCGGCATGCGCGGATCGTCCCAGCCGCTGACGAACTTTTCCTGGACCAACTGGATGAGCTTGCGCTTGGAGAGCACGGTGCCGGTGATGTTCAGCCGGGCGAACTCGTACTGGCGGGGCCGGTCGGTGAAGCCGGGGAGCGCGGCCAGTTCATTATATATGGCGGCGTTCTCGCCGAACAGCTCGGGCTGCTTCAGTCCTTCCATGAGGGTGTCCACGCACCAGTCGTACAGGGGGCGGTTGTTCTCGAACTCCAGGGTGCAGATGGAGTGGGTGATGCCCTCGATGGCGTCGGACAGTCCGTGGGTGAAATCGTACATGGGGTAGATGCACCATGCGTCACCGGTCCGGTGGTGATCCGCGTGCTTGATGCGGTACAGGGCCGGGTCGCGGAGCATGACGTTGGGGGCGCCCATGTCGATCTTGCCGCGCAGGATGCATTCGCCGTCCTTGAACTCGCCGGCGCGCATGGACCGGAACAGGGCCAGGTTTTCCTCCACGGTGCGTCCGCGATAGGGCGAATCCTTGCCGGGCTCCTTGAGGGTGCCCCGGTTCTCCCGGATCTCTTCGGCGGACTGGTGGTCCACGTAGGCCTTGCCCATCTTGATGAACAGCTCGGCGATGAAGTAGAGCTTCTCGAAGTAGTCCGAGGCGTAGAAATTGTTGTTCCAGTCAAAGCCCAGCCAGTGCACGTCCTCGCGGATGGAGTCCACGTATTCCACGTCTTCCTTGACCGGGTTGGTGTCGTCGAAGCGCAGGTTGCACTTGCCCTCGTAGTCTCGGGCGAGGCCGAAGTTCAGACAGATGGACTTGGCATGGCCGATGTGCAGGTACCCGTTGGGCTCGGGCGGGAACCGGGTGTGCACGCGGCCGTGGTATTTGCCGCTTTCCATATCCCTGTCGATGATCTGGCGGACGAAGTCCTTGCCCTTTTCCGGGGCCTCGGGTTTGCTGCTCATGAAAAACCTCTTGGTATGAATGGACCGCTTGCCGGTCGAATGGTCGTAAAGAGGGCAAGATTTCCCATCCTGCCCGTGGCACAGGAAATACGGTAAAACCGCTTGCCGGTCAACGCAATGCTTGCCGCCATGGGCGCAACAGGACACACTGGGCAGGTTACCCCTCAAAGGAGATACCATGCCGTTGTTCACTATCGATGAGACCCGCTGCAAGCGGGACGGACTGTGCGCCGCCGATTGCCCGGCCGGGTGCATCGTTTTTGAAAAGGGCGGACTGCCCGAACCCCATGACAAGAAACAGGCCTACTGTCTCGATTGCGGCCATTGCATGGCCGTCTGCCCGGCGGATGCGATTCGGCTGTCGTGTTTCTCCGATGCGGGAGAACCCGTGGACCGCTCCCTGAACATATCCTTTGATCAGGCCGAACAATTTCTCAAGGCCAGACGGTCGGTACGCGCCTTCCGCGACGCGCCGGTGGAACGCGACCTGCTCGATCGGATTCTGGTCGCGGCCGAGTACAGCCCGTCAGGCCATAACGCCAGACCCATTCGTTGGGTTGTGGCCGATGGGCGCGCCAAGGTTGCCGGAGTGGCCGGGGCCGTTGCCGAGTGGATGCGCGCAGAATCCGAGGACGAGTCGAATCTGGCCCGAGCCCTGCATCTGCCCGGTATTGTCCGCGCATGGGACAACGGCACGGACATGATCTGCCGCAACGCTCCCGCCCTGGCCGTGGCCGTGGGGCCGAAGCAGGGCATCACCCCACGTGAGGACGGGGTCATCGCCACGGCCTATTTGGAGCTGGCCGCCACGGCTGCCGGGCTCGGAGCGTGCTGGTGCGGCTATCTGATGGCCGCCGCCGCGCACGCCGCGGGAGTGCGGGAATTCCTTGGACTGAAAGACACCGAGGCCGTCTATGGGGCGTTGATGCTCGGCCACTCGGCGCGGCGCTATCCGGCCATCCCTCCGCGTCCGGCCCCCGAGGTGGACTGGCTGTGACCGGCGGTCCCCGGCTGGACTCCACGCTGGAGTCAATGTAAGGACCCGGTATGATGTGTAGATTGCGCCCCCTGATCATGGCGGCGGCATTGGCCGTTCTGCTGTTGACCGCGACTGTGGCCCAGGCGCGCGAGGTCCGGGTCGGCGTTGGATTCGCTATCGCACCCTATGCCCTCAGGGAGCAGGATGCCGGACTTGAGGTGGACCTTATCCGGGCGGCGTTTCGTGCCGCTGGAATGGACGCGAAGTTCGTCTATCTGCCTAACCTGCGCCTGCCCCTGGCTCTGGCCGAGGGGGAAGTCGACTGCCTGGCCACCAGCGTGGGGTACGACATGGCCGAGCGCACAGGCCGCCCGGTCTTCTATTCCGCCCCGACCGTGACGTTCCAAAACTATGCCGTGACCCTGGCCAAACGGGATCTGCAAATCAACTCCATCGCCGATCTCTCGGGCTACGTAGTCCTCGGGTTCCAGGACGCGGCCAACTATCTCGGTCCTGCGTTCGCGGCCGTGGCCAATGGCAACGACCTGTGCAGCGAACTGTCCGACCAGTCCCTGCAGGTGCGCATGCTCTTCTCCGGGCGGGTGGACGTGGTCATTTCCGAGCGGCGCGTATTTCTCTACTGGCGCAACCGGCTCAAGGCGTCCCCGGCAGGCCGGGCAGTGGATCTGGATCAGTACATAACCTTTCATTCGATCTTTCCGCCCCAGCAACGGCAGGTGGTCTTTGCCCGAAAGCCCTTGTGCGACAAGTTCGACAACGGCCTGACCGCCATCCGCAGGAGCGGCAGCTTCGACCGGATCGTCAGGGCCTACGATCGGGCGGAATTCATTAAATAACCAGTAAACCGGGCGCATGAGCCCGATGGATAGACGGAGTGCGGCATGGCTGACGCCCATTATGCCTTTGGTTCGGTTCAGGTGGAGATCAATTTCGAGGCCATTGACGCGCTTTTCGGTCAGGCCCGAGATCAGGGGCGTGATTCCCTGTTCGAGTACGAGGTCTACGACCTGCTCAAGGCCTCGGGCGCGGAGACGCCGCCTCGGTGCGTGCTCCTGCCTCGTTCGGGCCGGTTCACGGACGAACAGCTCTCTGTCCTGCCGGGCGACAAGGTCGTGCTCAAGATCGTCTCCCCGTCCATCGTGCACAAGACCGAGGCGGGCGGGGTGCGCGTGGTCGAAAACCGGCCGGACGCCATCCGTTCCGCCGTGCGCCGCATGCTCTACGAAGTCCCGGAAAACTTCGGGGCGGCCCTGGAGCGCGATCCCGGTTCCGCGCCCGTCCCTTACCGGGGGCTTGCCGGAGAGTCCCTGGCCTCGGCGGTGTCCCGCGACCTGCGCGGGGTGCTCATGGTCCAGTTCATGGAGCCGGACTCTACCGCGTTCGGCAACGAGCTGCTGGTCGGCATTCGCCGGACCCGCGAATTCGGCATGGTGATCAC is a genomic window of uncultured Pseudodesulfovibrio sp. containing:
- a CDS encoding TetR/AcrR family transcriptional regulator; amino-acid sequence: MTKKEAILIAAQEAFGQLGFHAATVKDVAGRADVSFGLVSHYFGSKQDLFLAAGFDMADRLILCLSEATAKAKNGMEAIRAYMNAYFAFTEEHRVGFPVLLRCSPFSHMEPGVDGARVKEKFSIFIDELKRCVALGIEDGTIRSLPLEQTALIIYGNIVGSVRTSLLSPYDSTGLFAETINHVERSITIDADQTEGRRASNSLPLAQ
- a CDS encoding nitroreductase family protein, with product MPLFTIDETRCKRDGLCAADCPAGCIVFEKGGLPEPHDKKQAYCLDCGHCMAVCPADAIRLSCFSDAGEPVDRSLNISFDQAEQFLKARRSVRAFRDAPVERDLLDRILVAAEYSPSGHNARPIRWVVADGRAKVAGVAGAVAEWMRAESEDESNLARALHLPGIVRAWDNGTDMICRNAPALAVAVGPKQGITPREDGVIATAYLELAATAAGLGACWCGYLMAAAAHAAGVREFLGLKDTEAVYGALMLGHSARRYPAIPPRPAPEVDWL
- a CDS encoding transporter substrate-binding domain-containing protein, which gives rise to MMCRLRPLIMAAALAVLLLTATVAQAREVRVGVGFAIAPYALREQDAGLEVDLIRAAFRAAGMDAKFVYLPNLRLPLALAEGEVDCLATSVGYDMAERTGRPVFYSAPTVTFQNYAVTLAKRDLQINSIADLSGYVVLGFQDAANYLGPAFAAVANGNDLCSELSDQSLQVRMLFSGRVDVVISERRVFLYWRNRLKASPAGRAVDLDQYITFHSIFPPQQRQVVFARKPLCDKFDNGLTAIRRSGSFDRIVRAYDRAEFIK
- a CDS encoding glutamine--tRNA ligase/YqeY domain fusion protein, with translation MSSKPEAPEKGKDFVRQIIDRDMESGKYHGRVHTRFPPEPNGYLHIGHAKSICLNFGLARDYEGKCNLRFDDTNPVKEDVEYVDSIREDVHWLGFDWNNNFYASDYFEKLYFIAELFIKMGKAYVDHQSAEEIRENRGTLKEPGKDSPYRGRTVEENLALFRSMRAGEFKDGECILRGKIDMGAPNVMLRDPALYRIKHADHHRTGDAWCIYPMYDFTHGLSDAIEGITHSICTLEFENNRPLYDWCVDTLMEGLKQPELFGENAAIYNELAALPGFTDRPRQYEFARLNITGTVLSKRKLIQLVQEKFVSGWDDPRMPTISGFRRRGFTPESIRDFCERIGVAKADSMVEYALLEACLREDLNKRAPRYMGIMDPVKLVIENYPEDQEDVFEIALNPEDESYGARKVPFTRELWVERDDFMEEPPKKFFRLGPDREVRLRGAYYVKCTGYDKDADGKVTEIRATYDPESKGGWLEGGRKVKGTLHWVSAKHGLDAEVRNYGPLFTKENPNAVEEGKSFTDYVDPDSLTSLPGCKVEPAMADMPAGTNFQFERTGYYCADLRDHKPGSAMVFNRTTTLRDTWAKIQKKTD